The Penaeus vannamei isolate JL-2024 chromosome 4, ASM4276789v1, whole genome shotgun sequence genome segment aaggtggtggttaAGTGACCCATTCAACATTGGTATTGTAATGTGAACTATTCAGCACAGGCATCGTTATAATTGAATCAATAAGCGGAAGTTCAGTACTGTTCGAAGCGACCCGCCATTTTCGACCCTTGTATCCGGAACGCACTGCCTCTACTTAATACCGGCACGTGTTTCGAAATTCAAGAAACTCCCTTGACATTTAAAGATGGACTTGGAAATGGAGGATCGATGTCTTTGTAACTCAGTGGCTCTTGTTTGTTAAtagtttaatttcatttctttccaGATACCAATACCATTTACTTTATTCATAGGTTTTCTGCTCGTTTGTGTAGAATATCTAGTTTTCATTTTGTATCCTTTTTAACACAGAAATGAGGTTTCAAAAGCATAAACTTGGTAATCAACAGTTCTATCATGAATGCAGATGTTAGACTGTATGggataacaaacaaacatttattgCGACCTTTATTGCAATGAAATAGCCGTTACAGCATAATCACTACATTTTTGTGGTATTCATCTTCACCAACAGCTTCAGTCTGTGAGTGAAAAAGTTAGATTATGAAATGATACAGAAATAGCATTTGTAGAACATaagcttatatatctatcttcttttcaAACCAGTATTACAGTATCGATTCCCAATCAATTTAAATGTCCTGACTGCATATGAAAAATACAGACTTGTTGATTACTCTAGTCCCTTCTTATCCACATGTGCAAGCAAACTAATGAATGAACAAagcatttattaattcatcaattgatagtaacaaaaacgaagaaatgaaaaagatttagaaaaagaaaatctaaaagaTCCTTCATTATAAAAACGGGTCTCCACACTCCACCATCGCCAGCACGCAGTCATTCAGGTAAGTCACTCCATCACTGCCACACTTGGGGTTAAAGGTGGTGGGCTACGACTGATAGCTTGCCgttgagcgaaagggagaaaagagagggataagatgAGAGGACAAGATACGAGAGGAGTAGTGTAGGACAGCGCAGGAGAGTAGAAGTGTAGCAGAcacccgcaacctgcagcgtggcatacttcccccaggtttgGTCTAGGTCCACACCCACACCAAACACTCCTTAAAGAGAAGATTGACACCTGTCATATTAGTAAGGGACagcacaggagaggagaggagataaagagggagtgagggagaagaggagatacagTGAGTGTTAGGTGAGGAAATAAGGAGTAATGACAGAGGTAGGAGGTGAAGGAGTAATGACAgtcgagaaaggaggaggaagattaacaGAGTCGAGAAAGGAGTACTGAAAGAATTAAGGAAGAATTAAACAAAACATACCGCATGCCCCATCATGATCCTTGAAGAGTGTTGGGTCTCGGCAAATGGCGACGTCCAGAAGGCAGTCGTTGTCGTAGGTGATTCCGTCGCTGCCGCAGACAGGTTGTAGCAGAAGGGGACAAGGTCTGTCACAGATGTCTAGGTCTCCTATTGATAATTAGGGGTGTATTGTTATTGTCCATAACTTTTGAATAATTCAAACAAGTAATAACGGTGGTGATGGCGGTAGGCGTGGCCCACGCGGAAGCAATAATTGCACTAAGTAGTAGAAATAAAGGTTTCTTAAATAGTCCTTAACTCAAGTGTAGCTGCATGCTAGAGACCTATCTATAACGGGAAGGGATGTCGTTGGCCAATGCTATCGATTTAAAGTCGAGCAAAGTTGATAAAAAATTGCTAATATTCAATTCAAGAGGCCTCATCTTGCCTCCTATGTGACAATACATGTTAAATACAGCTTTTAAATGACAATGTCGAAACTGGCCAAGTATGGACTGGGAATGCTAGTTTCTCAAGCGGAATCGGGAAATGACTAACAATGAAATAAGGTACAAAGGGAAATCTAATGTGTTGGGACCTAATGACTTAAAATactggaataagaaagaaagaataaactaCGTGATATTTATAAGAAATGCCATGGAAAAATAACCATTGGTCAGTGTTATCTGAGAATTTCTTCGATACTTAGGGGAATATATCAAATGTGAATTGATTTgttaaatgaaaatagccacgACTGCTTCAACTAATAATAGAAAAACACCTCTTAAACAAAATCAAAGCACCAGTGCATACCACATTCCCCGTCGTAATCCTTGAACAGTGTTAGATCTCTGCACATGGCGATCTCCAGAAGGCACTCGTTATTGTAGGTGATTCCGTCGCTGCCACAGACCGGCCGGAACACAAAGGGGCATGGTTTGTCGCACCGCGGAAGTCGACCTGGAAATGAAAATACTCTTCTTTCATCTGAAGTATTCTTATCCATTTATCTGCACAACTACACCATCCCCATTAACTATGATGAATGAATTCCTCTCCCTGCGTGGTGGCcagccctttttcttttctttttgcgatTCATTGACAGGAAACCACGGAGTCGATCTTTATTTAAGGTCTTGTCCTGCAGGCTAGAAATCCAACATTGTGCAGGCCTCTGCAATAACAATCTTGAATCTGTATTCCGCGTTTCTTACCGCAGAACTACACCTAGCATCCTGCTGACTGGTCCATGACTTGTGGTCCCACTGGCAGCACTTGAGGCAAATGACTCGTAGCTCAATGTACTCCCTGTACTCCACCCAAGATATACTCTCTTTGGCACTTCCTATTTCATGAGGGCAATGCTCCTCGCCCAAAGCTGCATGCCTCTTTACCCACACAAATTTGACGTCGTCCAATAAAGTCTGGTTCCAGTATCATCAGATACTGATAGCTATTCACAAGCCTTTGGGACAATCATAACTTTTGCAGGTCAGGATCTGCTCTGCCTCGCCTGTCCACACAGATAAggtctccctctaccttcctccaacAGTGGCTGGTTTTTCGTATCTCCCATCACTATCCAAATACTTCCACACAACCCATCCCCAATACATAGACTGCCCTCCCTTACAcattctttcaaaaaaaaaaaaaaaattacacacaccaTCTACATATCTCCAATATATCCTCACACCAATATTCCATCCTTATCCTTGAGCTCCATATCCCACTGCTCCAGGACCTCCATGGACACTTGGACCCTGCACTAATTTCGCACACTTCATCTTCCAACGTCAGCCTTACCTtactcttccctaccctcccttctccctctccttgcttcatTCCTACCACAACACCAAATgcgtttcttttatctctcctcttcctttccttctaatacttcctcctccccttatccttctttctttctctgtttcatctccttccctctctgcattCAACCCTTCCCACTCTTAGACCATCACCTTGTGATAACCAAACCACCCTCCGCTTGCTGAATATCAACTTCAGAAGCATTACAATAGCTCAGCTTCATTAAATCATCTAATCATACCAACCAACCATATATTAAAAAGGCATCACCTAAATCTTCAATCGGaataagaaacgaaaaacaaaacaccacATACCGCATGCCCCATCATGATCCTTGAAGAGTGTTGAGTCTCGGCAAATGGCGACGTCCAGAAGGCAGTCGTTGTCGTAGGTGATTCCGTCGCTGCCACAGACAGGTTGTATCACTTGGGGACAAGGTCTGTCGCAGATGTCTATGTCTTCTGTTGGTAATTGAGGGTGTATCATTATTGTCCATAACTCTTGAATAATACAAATAGAAGCAATGACGGTGGTGATGGCAGTGGGCGCGGTCCAAGCAGAAGCAATAACGGTAGGAAAATTGCACTAAGTAGTAGAAATAATGGTTCATTAAATACTCCTTAACTCAAGTGTAGCTGTTGCCCATTCAGTTAGACCAATATTTAATGGGAAGGTATGCAGTTGGCCAACACTATGTTTGATTTAATGTCGATCACAactgaagaaaaatatatttattttttttcccccaaaattcaATTACAGGGGCTTCATCTTCACCCCATGTGACAATACACTGAGTAACAGTACATCTGTTAAATACCAATGTCAAACTGGTTGAGTAATTACGAAGAATGCCAGTTTTTCAAACGTAATTGGGAAATAACTAACAATGAAATAACGTACAAAGGAAAATTTAATGTGTTGGGACCTGATAACTTAAAATACTGGAATAAGAAAAACTAAATTGTCAAATGAAAATAGCCATGACTACTTCAactaataacagaaaaaacaccCTTAAACACAAAGCAGCAGTGCATACCACATTCCCCGTCGTACTCCTTGAACAGTGTTGCATCTCTGCACATGGCGATCTCCAGAAGGCACTCGTTATTGTAGGTGATTCCGTCGCTGCCACAGACCGGTCGGAACACAAAGGGGCATGGTTTGTCGCACCGCGGAAGTCGCTCTGGAAATGAGAAtacccttcttttatcttttagcGATTCCTTGCCAGGAAACCATGATGAAACCATAAGGTCTTGCCCTGCATCCTAGAGACCCAGCATTGTGTAAGCCTCTGCAATAACAGCAAGGCTtaatcctttcccctttccaatcTTGGCTCTGCAGATTCTGGAGTCGCGTTTCTTATCGCAGAACCTACACCGAGCATCTTACTGACAGGTCCATGATTTGTGGCCCCATTGGCAGCACTCGAGGCAAATGACTCATAGCTCAATGTACAGTGCCACCTCCCTGTACCCCACCCAAGATATACTCACTCTGGCACTTCCTATTTCATGAGGGCCTCTTTACCCACACAAATTTGACGTCCAGTATTGTCAGATACAAAAAACTATGGGTCTCATAACTGTTTCTTTGTATCCCTTTGTTTGTCAGGATCTGCACCATCTCGCCTATCTACACCGATAGATATTgtcttcctctaccttccttcaACAGTGGCTCGTTCATGTCCTCTCGCATTACACTATCCAAATCCTTCTACACACTCAATTCACATTACGCAGACTGCCCTCCCTTACACATTCTTCCCTAAAACCCCCtgcacacaccatacacactccACCCACATTCAGCtccaatatatattcacaccagAATTCCATCCATATCATTGAGCTCCATATTCCATTGTCCACTGATGACCCCAAACACACTGACCTTGTGGCCCCCACTTATTTTTCACACAAACGGACGTCAATTCAGTAGCTATCTCAATGATACgaatactcactcactctcaaaaaCAGTAATCCAACACGAACACTAAACATTACACGTTCCGATGGCGCTGGTCCCTCACACAACCTCACATTCTTGACCTTTTTCTCACAAGCAACATTCTAGATATAAGAAGTACCAAAGTTATTCCAGGGCTAAGTGACCATGACTGTTGACACAGACCTCAGACCAAGTAGACAAAGACAGATGTAGACACATTTTTCTCCTCTTAATCTGACATAGTCACAAAGGACGTCAAATACAGCACGAATTACTCATACAGATCCTCACTCAAGACCCTTCACATATAATTAGGATAGCCTTATACACACCAATCTCACATCCATGGAAAATTCATACCATAGAATCACATGCACCAATCCTACATTCCACATTCGCCCAATCACTCACCTAAGGCATCGTACCTATAGACTGGCTTTGTGCAAACATCACCTGATTTCAAGACAGGAGACCGAACAGACCCTACCAGTTATCGCTCCATCTCCCtcacatcaaccctcccctcaggcacGCCTAGTCAAGGGCAACTTAAATTCCTATATTaggctggtttattggtcaatacgacTTTTGTCAAAAGCAGGGTTGGGTTCCTGTCCTGTAGAGATTTCGAATTCTGGTGCATCAGTCTatagactttcaaagatggcggttacatccccAAGAGTTTAATTGGCAGACTTTAatctttttgtgctagttttacacattttttgctttattcttatttaagcctgttttaccccataaacttcatgctctcccctgctaatgggactatcaaatcaagatcgtcgatggagaaatggtacttgatctcctgaacgattcatttgcataagaaacaaagacaagaatcgatgaaatcattgaatttcctgcagaaaaacatTTTTTCGACTTGGTCTCTGGGAGGGTGCGTTGCTCTTTGTAACAAAGTCTCTGGGAAGGTGcgtcgctctctgtaacaattacctAGATTTAGAGATGAcctataagatggcagtgtccatttccctcgaTGTGTGTCGCTCTCGGTAACATTAACCTCGCACAAATAGCGGTAAATGGACACAGCCATAAGTTAACACGAAGTGCAAGGAAAGAGGAATGCAGGGGTGATATGCCTCCCTtctagaaaagaaacagaaggcaGGAAAGGTTAGGTTTTGGTTTTGGGTTCGTATGATTTCGGGGCTCCGTCTCTGGAGGGTGCGTCGCTTTCCCTAACAATTACCGCCATATATCAGAAATGAAGGAAATAGGTCACGTCGTATGCCGCGTCGAAAGGAAGTCCACGGtcatggggtgggatgggggggggggtccggtcCGGGCGCCCGACTGGGATATGCAACGGTATAGCTGGGTTGTCTTTGATATACGGAGGCATGTGTGGATTGCGCGGAGTACTATTCCACAATTACTAATACTTTCACTTATATCATttgcaacgaaaaaaaagagattcaCGTATATTACTCCGTGAAGAACTAGAACTATTCCGAAACTAGTATAATTGCGGCTGTTATATCTATGTGAAACTAAAACATTACCGAATTAAACCATGAATTGCTTACAATAGAGACGAAAAAACATGTTTTTAACAATTATTCACAGCTATCCTAATTGATGCGAACTCTCCTTACTCAGTCATTCTACAATCAACAAAaccattctctttttatctcttatttcatGCATCCTTTCAGCCAAAAACACTTACGTGCACTTAATCCTGTTATGATGCTTATTACGAAAAATACTACAACTGGTCTTCCTTTCCCGTGCTTCGCCATGTTTCGTGTTCCTGTGAATGCTTTTAGACAACACCGTCCGAAATTTCTAGCCAAGCAACAAACTCCCGTGTCGTTGCTTCAGCTTCACTTGGGAACGAAGCAGTTTCGAAAAAAAATGTGGCTCACTCGTTTCCTCTGACTCTCTTCCCTACATGTCAACGTGTCTGTCATATTCAtgaatctatttgtctttttgtcgTTCCATCTaactggctatctatctatatatctatcaatctatattcattagtctgcctgtctatgtatctatctatctatatagttaaCTAGGTAGTTATCCATTTCTTGTTTTGTCACTTTTTTCTATTCtcccattttcaatattatttgtCTGATCATTGATTGTTGTGTATACCCGTGTGTTTGTTAATAACGGACTCAGATAATTTGCCTGgtactgaatgtatatatatatatatatatatatatatatatatatatatatatatatatatatatatatatatatatatatatatatatatacacacacacacatacacacacacacacaaatatatatatatatatatatatatatatatatatatatatatatatatatatatatatatatacatacatgcacccccctacaaatatatatatatatatatatatatatatatatatatatatatatatatatatatatattatatatatatttacatatatatatatatattatatatatatttacatatatatatatatatatatatatatgtttatatatatgtatatatatatatattatatatatattatatatacatatatatatatatatatatatatatatatatatatatatatatatgtatgtatattatatatatatattatatatattaagtatatatatatatatatatatatatgtatgtatatatatatatatatatatatatatatatatatatacatatatatatggatatatttatgtatttaatatatgtatgtgcatatatatatatatatatatatatatacatacatatatatatatatatatatgtgtgtgtgtgtgtgtgtgtgtgtgtgtgtgtgtgtgtgtgtgtgtgtgtgtgtgtgaatatatatatatatatatatatatattatatatatatatatatatatatatatatatatatatgtatatatatatatatatatatatatatatttatacacatacatatatgtgtgtgtgtgtgtgtgtgtgtgtgtgtgtgtgtgtatatatatatatatatatatatatatatatatatatatatatatatatatgtatatatatgtatatatatatatgtatatatatgcatgtatgtatatatatatatatatatatatatatatatatatatatatgtacatttatatatgtatttgtgtatatttacatatatgtatacatatatatatgtatggatatatgtatatatatatatacatatatacatatatatatatatatatatatatacatatatgtgtgtgtgtgtgtgtgtgtgtgtgtgtgtgtgtgtgtgtgtgtgtgtgtgtgtgtgtgcgtgtgtgtgtgtgtgtgtatgtatatatgaatacatatatgtgtgtgtttgtgtgtgtatttaagggtgatagaaacagagacatcCTCACGGAAGGACAGTGACAAAGTGAATAAAAAGGCGAGCAGACACACGAATAACTCatttagaaggaggaagagagaaagagagagaaatagaaagagaatgagagagagagtgagagtgagagagagagaaagcgagtgagagcgagagcgagagtgagagagaaagagagagggcgagagtgagagagagagagtgtgagagagaaagagaaagagagagagagagagagagaaagcaagagcttTAGGGAGACAGAACCAGAAAGATATAAACGACAATGTAATTGATTCAAAACCGCAAAAACTCgagaaaatagatttaaaaaattgTCTGGCGTTGAGTGAATCATACAGAAATATGTTGATTTTACTCCTAAAATTATGACcggatttctttttatataaaaaaaatcctttaactcTTTACcggatttctttttatataaaaaaaaatcctttattttaatctctcttattttctttagcGAAAATGAAcagtatataataaaaaagtgattaATCATTGGCAATAAAGAATGGAaacataaaataatgaataataaacaaatgataaacaaaagataaacaaaaaagataattcatgaaataacaaatacatagataaaataacaatcaaatactaaacaaacaaaatttcgaaacaaacaaacaaaaaaagcaaaccaaaatTATACATAACTCAAATAATCCCAATAATCAAAAAGCAAACGAAATAACAAAAGGACAAAAGACACTAAACCtggaaacacaaagaaaattatCGGAAATGAAAGCAGTCTGACAAAAAGTCACGTGATCGCCTGGGGGCCTTTCAGCTCAGGGCCGGTGTTGGCGGCGATCTCTTGGTAAATTGTTTAGATCAGACACAGTTCAGTttaatgtgtgggtgtgggtgtatatgtatatatatattatatatatatatatatatatatatatatatatatatatatatatatatatatatatatgtgtgtgtgtgtgtgtgtgtgtgtgtgtatgtatgtatatatctttttttgtatatgtctTGTTGTCTCTTAagatgtgtgtctctctttctctctctgtctctcctctctctctttcctctttctccaccctccctccctctctctctctctctctctctctctctctctctctctctctctctctctctctctctctctctctctctctctctctctctata includes the following:
- the LOC113806247 gene encoding ovoinhibitor isoform X1, translated to MAKHGKGRPVVVFFVISIITGLSAQRLPRCDKPCPFVFRPVCGSDGITYNNECLLEIAMCRDATLFKEYDGECEDIDICDRPCPQVIQPVCGSDGITYDNDCLLDVAICRDSTLFKDHDGACGRLPRCDKPCPFVFRPVCGSDGITYNNECLLEIAMCRDLTLFKDYDGECGDLDICDRPCPLLLQPVCGSDGITYDNDCLLDVAICRDPTLFKDHDGACGDVDNCDRPCPLLLQPVCGSDGITYDNDCLLAVAVCRDRSLFKDHDGACERLPRCDKPCPFVFRPVCGSDGITYNNECLLEIAMCRDATLFKEYDGECGNLDFCDWLCPQVIQPVCGSDGITYDNDCLLDVAICRDPTLFKDHDGACE
- the LOC113806247 gene encoding ovoinhibitor isoform X3 codes for the protein MAKHGKGRPVVVFFVISIITGLSAQRLPRCDKPCPFVFRPVCGSDGITYNNECLLEIAMCRDATLFKEYDGECEDIDICDRPCPQVIQPVCGSDGITYDNDCLLDVAICRDSTLFKDHDGACGRLPRCDKPCPFVFRPVCGSDGITYNNECLLEIAMCRDLTLFKDYDGECGDLDICDRPCPLLLQPVCGSDGITYDNDCLLDVAICRDPTLFKDHDGACERLPRCDKPCPFVFRPVCGSDGITYNNECLLEIAMCRDATLFKEYDGECGNLDFCDWLCPQVIQPVCGSDGITYDNDCLLDVAICRDPTLFKDHDGACE
- the LOC113806247 gene encoding ovoinhibitor isoform X2, which translates into the protein MAKHGKGRPVVVFFVISIITGLSAQRLPRCDKPCPFVFRPVCGSDGITYNNECLLEIAMCRDATLFKEYDGECEDIDICDRPCPQVIQPVCGSDGITYDNDCLLDVAICRDSTLFKDHDGACGRLPRCDKPCPFVFRPVCGSDGITYNNECLLEIAMCRDLTLFKDYDGECGDLDICDRPCPLLLQPVCGSDGITYDNDCLLDVAICRDPTLFKDHDGACGDVDNCDRPCPLLLQPVCGSDGITYDNDCLLAVAVCRDRSLFKDHDGACGNLDFCDWLCPQVIQPVCGSDGITYDNDCLLDVAICRDPTLFKDHDGACE
- the LOC113806247 gene encoding ovoinhibitor isoform X4; translation: MAKHGKGRPVVVFFVISIITGLSAQRLPRCDKPCPFVFRPVCGSDGITYNNECLLEIAMCRDATLFKEYDGECEDIDICDRPCPQVIQPVCGSDGITYDNDCLLDVAICRDSTLFKDHDGACGDLDICDRPCPLLLQPVCGSDGITYDNDCLLDVAICRDPTLFKDHDGACGDVDNCDRPCPLLLQPVCGSDGITYDNDCLLAVAVCRDRSLFKDHDGACERLPRCDKPCPFVFRPVCGSDGITYNNECLLEIAMCRDATLFKEYDGECGNLDFCDWLCPQVIQPVCGSDGITYDNDCLLDVAICRDPTLFKDHDGACE